Within the Rhizobium grahamii genome, the region AATCCCACGAGTTGAAAGGCGCGGCATCGCCCGCGAATTGTCCTAGGAACAGGCCCGGACCCTTGATCGTTTTCATGTCAATTCCTCCCTAAAAGATGACCGTAAACGTTTCTGGTAGAGTTCTAGCACGCGATTTGAAGTCTGCAAGCCGATTTAGGCGAAACTACAAATTTGCCGCGCAGGCGAAAATCGAAGGCGGCAGACTTAACCACGGTCGGTCCCGGGCCGCAAGATGTACGTACCCCATTTCTGACGTCACGAACGATCTGCCTCCATCACAAAGCCGGGACCGGCACGCTTTCGACGCTATGCGATGGACATCAAGCCGTGCCGTGTTACTGTTTCCGAACCAGGAGGTTGGCGCATGACGCGGCGTCTGGCAGCAATCTTGGACGCGGATGTCGTCGGCTTTTCCCGGCTGATGGGACTTGACGAAGCGGGCACCTTTGCGTGTCTGAAGGCGCACAATAGCGACATCATCGTCCCCAGCATCCTCAGCCACCATGGTCGCGTCGTAAAGTTCGTCGGCGATGGCGTGCTGGCGGAATTTGCGAGCGTCGTCGACGCCGTCGCCTGTGCCGTCGATATCCAGAACGCCCTGCTCCAACGCAACGAGCCGACGGAACCCGAGCGGCGCATGAGATGGCGTATCGGCATTCATGTCGACGACGTGTTGGCCCAGGACGACGATATCTTCGGGGATGGCGTCAGCATAGCCGCAAGCCTGCAGGCGCTGGCACCGCCGGGCGGCATATGCATATCCCAGCAGGTAAACGACCAGATCCGCTCGAAGCTCGAGTTCAGGGCGGTCGACTTCGGCAACCGCCGGTTTGAAAACATCGAACGGCCGATACGCGTTTGGCGATGGGTCGCCAAGGAAAATACACAGCCTGCGTCTCCCGCCGCGCCGCGCGAGGAGACCGCGTTGCCGGCGCGCAACCGTCCATCGATTGCCGTGCTGCCATTCACCAACATGTCCAGCATCGAGGGACAGGAGCATTTCTCGGATGGGTTTACCGATGAGCTGATCGGCACCCTTGCCCGCTGTCGCTGGCTGCTTGTCGCGGCCCGCAACTCGTCCTTCAGCTACAAGGGGCGTCAGGTGAACATCCAGCGCGTCGCCGAGGATCTCGGCGTCAAATACGTGCTCGAAGGCAGCGTCCGCCGTGCCGCCGATCGCGTCAGGATCACCGCACAGCTGCTGAACGGCACGGACGGGACGCTTCTCTGGGCGGAGCGATACGATCGCACCCTGGCGGATATTTTCGAGGTGCAGGACGAGCTTGCCTCCGAGATAACAGGCACCGTCGAGCCCGAGCTTGGCGCCATCGAATTCGCGGCGCTTCGCGGACGCGCCGTTCTCGACATGAATGCCTGGGAAATCTACCTGAAGGGCCTGTGGCATCTCTACCGCTTCACGCTCCCTGACCTGACGATTGCCAAGGCTCTGTTCGAACAGGCAATCGGCGCCGATCCCGGCTTTGCGCAGGCGCAGGCGCGGCTCGCCTATGTGCATATTCAGCTTGGATGGTACGGCTCCCTCGACGAGCGCGCTGACCGGATATGCGAAGCGATCGAGCTTGCCGAACGCGCGATCGTGTTGGACCAGAAGGAGCCCGCGGCCCATCTTGCGCTTGGCAGGGCGCTGGCGCTCGACGGAGCGACCACCGCCGGCATTGCCCATCTTCGCAACGCGACCGAACTTGACCCGAGCTTTGCGCAGGCGCACTTCGCGCTCGGGCAGGCACTCTGCTACGCCGATCACCCGGAACAGGGCATTCCCGAGATCCGCGAGGCATTCCGGCTGAGCCCCCGCGACCCGCATCTCTGGACGTTTCATAACATGCTCGCGATCGCCAGTTATCAGATGGACGACATGAAGAGTGCTGCCAGGGCAGCACGCGCGGCACTCCGCTCCCCGAATGTCACATTCTGGCCGGCCATGGCTTTGGTTGCGATCCTTGGGCGCCAGGGACGACTGGAGGAGGCGCGAGAAGCGGTCTCGCGGCTCCATCGCTTCCGCCCCGGAATGACATGCGCCGACGCCCGGCGCGAATTCTATTTCGGCGACAATCCTGTCATGGGCAAAGCCTTCATCGACCGTTTCGTCGCCGATCTCGATGCCGCCGGTCTGCCCGAATAAGGTGCGAACTATCGGCAAGAAAAGGCGCCCATCCTGTCGAACGGGCGCCCGTGTTGGCTTTATCGGATCAGAACGGAGAATCCGGGAAGTAGAAGTCCTTGGCGTTGTCCTTCGTGACCAGCGTCGCGTCGAGGACGAAGGTGCCGCGAACCGGAACCTGGTCGTAGAGGCCAGCTGCCGTCAGTTCCATGGCGGTACCAACCATTGCCGGCGGATAGAGAACGTCGACCGGGATCATCTTGTCGCCGTCCATGACCTTCTTGACCATGTCCTTCGAGCCGGCGCCGGCGACGACATACTTGATGTCGGTGCGCTTGGCCTGCTCGATCGCCTGCAGCACGCCGACGGCCATGTCGTCATCCTGGCACCATACGACGTCGATCTTCGGATACTTCGTCAGATAGTCCTGCATGACCTTGAAGGCGTCGTCGCGGTTCCAGTTGCCGTACTGGCGGTCGAGAACCTTGACCTTGGAGCCGGCAATGCCCTTGTCGAAGCCGTCCTGGCGCTGCTGGTCGATCGGGATCGGCAGGCCGCGGATGATGACAACTTCAGCGTCCGGCGTCTGAGCTGCGATGTACTTGCCAGCGACTTCGCCGAGCGCCGGGTTGTTACCGGCGACGTAGAGATCGCGCACGGAATCGTCGTTGGTCGAAGGTGCACGGTCGACGAGCGCGACGTACTTGCCCTTGCCCTTGACTTCCTTGATGGCGTTGACGAGCGGATCCGGATCGGACGGCAGGATGACGAGCGCATCGATGCCCTGCGTATCAAGGTCCTGCACGGCGTTGGCCTGGCTGGCGGCATCCGGCGAGGTCTTGACGATGACGTTAAGGCCCGGATGCTCTTCCATCAGCTTCTTGGCGATGCGTTCGGCATGAAACACCACGCCGGAGGTCCAGCCGTGGTCGGCGGCCGGAATGGACACGCCGATAGTGAATTTCTTGTCCTGTGCGTATGCGGTGCCCGCCAGTGCGACGGCCGCAACCGCAAGACCCAACACGAGTTTGCGCATGCTATTTCCTCCCATAAACGTCAGGGACTTCTCCTACCCGTCAACCGGACGCCCTGTGATCCCGGCCAATTCCTGGAGCCAGTCCGCTTACGATTTGCGGACCAGCGAGCGCTGTACCAGCATGGCGATGATGATGATCGCACCCTGGATCGCGCCGATGAGATACTCGCTGATGAAGTTCGACAGCAGCATGATGTTGCCGACGAGCTCGAGAATGAAGGCGCCGCAGATCGTGCCCCATACACGACCGGCACCGCCCTTGAGGGCCGTGCCGCCGACGACGACGGCGGTGATCGCCTGCAGTTCCCAGAGGATACCCGTCGTTGCCGAGGTCGAGCCGAGACGCGGCACGTAAAGCAGCACGGCTATGGCGACGCAGAGCCCCTGGATGACGAAGGCGATCGTACGCACACGATTGACGGCGATGCCGGAGTAGCGCGCGACATCGCTGTTGGAGCCGACTGCAACCACATGCCGGCCGTAGCGCGTGCGGTAGAGAATGAAAGCGGCCACAGCGGTCACGGCAAGAATGACGAGGATCGGCACGGGCACACCGAAAATGCTGCCGAAATAGACCGGACGGTACAGCGTCTGGATATCGGCCGAGCGCAGCGTGATCGCGCCGCCCTGGCTGAGCCACGTCGTCAGGCCGCGATAGATGCCCATAGTGCCGAGCGTCGCAATGAACGGCTCGATTTTCCCGACCGTGGTGATCAAACCGTTGGCGAGCCCACAGAGCGCGCCGGCGATCAACGTGAAGACGACCGCAGCCGTCAGCATCAATGTCGGGTCGGCGATCACGCCGGAGTTCATCAGCAGGATCATCAGGCTCGCCACGAAGGCAACCATCGATCCGACAGACAGATCGAGATCGCCGGCGGAGATGACGAAGGTCGCGCCGACGGCGATGATGGCGACAAACGCACAGCGCGTGGCAACGTTAGCGAGATTGGTGATGCCGATGAAGTTGGGATTGACCAGAGCCCCGACGATCAACAGCAGAATGAGGGCCGCGAACGGCGCAACGGCCCTGAGATCGATATCCCGCCAGGGGCGACGCCGGATTTCCCTGGTCTCCTCGTTTACACTCATGTCCAAAACCAACCTCCCGTCCCCAATCCGATGGGTATCATACATGCGCGGCGCAGTGCGTGCAGCCGCCTCCTTCGCCCGGCGTCAGGCGGCTTTCTTCTTCAATCCTGCGGCGTAGCGCATGATCTCCTGTTCCGAGATCTCGTCGCCTTCGAGCACGCCGACGATCCGCCCCTCGCGCATCACTGCAACGCGCGTGCAGAGGCCGATCACCTCAGGCATTTCAGAGGAGACGACGATGATCGAGCGGCCATCGCGCGCCAGCGCCGAAATGAAATGATAGATCTGCTGCTTGGTGCCGACATCGATGCCGCGCGTCGGCTCGTCGATGATGATGATCTCGGGCTCGGTCTCCATGACCTTGGCCAAAAGCAGTTTCTGCTGGTTGCCGCCCGACATGCGCCCGGCAACGATGTTGGTGTCGCGCACGCGAATATCGAAACGGCGCCGCGCCTTGGCGAGTGCGGCAGCCTCGCTGCTCGGGCTAAGGTAGCCGTGCCGCGAATGCTGGCCGAGCGATTGCAGCGTCAAGTTCGCCATCATCCCCGACCGCAGCAGCAGGCCCTTCGACTTCCGATCTTTCGTCATGTAGGCAAGCCCGGCGCGATTGGCGGCATGCACATCGCCAGACGCAACCAAATCGCCGCGAATGTGAACGTCTCCGGCGGTCCGGCCGCGAAGCCCGGCGATCGCCTCCATCAGCTCCGTGCGGCCGGAGCCGATCAGTCCGGAGAAGCCGATGATCTCGCCCTTGCGAACCTCGAAGCTTGCATCCTGGACATACCCGGTCGACACACCCTCGACCCGAAGAACGACTTCCTCGTCGACATTGGGCTCGACCTTGGCGGGATAGAGGCTCGACAGCTCGCGCCCGACCATCAGCTGCGCGATCGACTCGCCATCAAGCATCGAGGTCGGCGCCGTCTTCACCCACTGACCATCGCGCAGCACCGTCACCCGGTCTGTGATTTCCATCACCTCGTCGAGCTTGTGCGATACGAAGATGAAGCTCGTACCCTTATCGCGGAGCTTGCGGACCTGGCGGAACAGGAAGTTCGTTTCTTCCCGCGACAGCACCGCGGTCGGCTCGTCCATGATGACGACGCGCGCATCGCGGCTGATCGCCTTGGCGATTTCGACCATCTGCTTGTCGGCGATCGACAAGGTGCCGATCAGGGCATTCTCGTCGACATGCGAACCAAGCAGGTCGAGCGCCTTGCGGGTCTCGGAGCGCATATATTTGCGGTCAAGCACGCCAAATCGCGTAACCTCGCGCCCAAGGTAAAGGCTTTCGGTGACTGTCAGATGTTCGGCGAGATTGAATTCCTGGTGAATGAGAACGATGCCCAGCGCTTCCGCGGCACCATTTGCCGGCAGCACCACAGGCTTGCCATCGAGCAGGATCTCGCCCGAACTCGGCTGCTCGAAGCCTGCCATGACCTTGACGAGCGTGGACTTGCCCGCACCGTTTTCGCCCATCAGGGCGTGGACTTCGCCGGCGCGCAGATCGAAATTGACACTGAAGAGAACTTGCACGCCGCTGAACGACTTGCAGATGCGCCGAGCGGACAACACCACTGGCGCGGCGTCGACAGAATCCACACTCATTGAACGACTTCCTCCGTGCGGCTCCCATCCGCTTGAAGGCATATGTAAACCTTTACACGACCCATGTAAAGGTTTACATCGTTGTTTCACACAGATCTGTCGGCTTGGACATTTGACCTCCGGGCAAGTCTGTGTAGTGTCGCGGCGAAGGCATCCCAAGGCAGGACGCAGTGTCGAATTCCACGCCCGCAACCATAGAAGACGTCGCTCGGATCGCCGAGGTTTCGATCGCGACGGTATCGCGGGCGATCCATACGCCGGAGAAGGTCGCCAACTCCACGCGCCTGAAGGTCAACCAGGCAATCGCCATCACCGGCTACACGACGAACGCCATGGCCCGCAGCCTGCGGCTTGGCCGGTCCAACATGATTCTGGTGGTTGCCCCCGATATCGGCGACCCGAACTTCTCCAACATTCTCGTCGGCCTTGAGAACGAGGCCCGCGCGCATGGCTACGGCATCCTGATCGGCCATACGCAGAACGATGCGCAGCGCGGCCTCGAATATCTGAAGTTCCTGAATTCCAATCAGGCCGCCGGGCTGATCCTTTTCACCGGCATCCTGCCCTTCGGCCATCAGACGATGACCGCCCGACTGCCGCCGAGCGTCGGCGTCTTCGAACCGGTTTTCAATGGCGGCATCCCCTATGTCGGCGTCGATGATGTCGAGGGCGCCAGAAAAGCCGTCGACCTGCTGCTGGCCGAGGGACACCGCAAGATCGCCTTCATCGGCGACAGCAGAACGCGCCTCGCCTACAGCCGGCGACGGCAGGGCTATGACGAAGGGCTCGATGCGGCCGGCGTCCCGCCCGACATGCGCATCGTGCTCGAAGGTGACGGTACGCTGGAAAGCGGCCGCCACGCGGTCGAACAGCTTTTCATGCGCGACACGCTGCCAACAGCCTTCATGTGCGTGAACGATCAGACGGCGATCGGTGTCATGATCGGCCTTGGCGCCCGCGGCTACGATATCCCGACCGACTTCTCGGTGACCGGCTTCGACGACGTGCCGCAAGCCGTCTTCATGTCGCCGCCGCTGACCACTATCCGCCAGCCGCGCACCGCGATCGGCAAGCAGGCCATGGCGCTTCTCCTTGAATTCCTGTCGGATGGCCAGCCGGCCGAGACAGAAATCCTGCTGCGGCCGGATCTCGTGGTGCGCAATTCGGTCGGTGCGCCCTCGCGGCGTTGGAGCAAGCGCTAGCAGTCGCGCTCACGTGGCGACCGGCAATTTTGATCGAAGCAACTGTTGGTGCTACTCGACAAACCCCAACATCGGGCCGAAGCCGCCGTGCCAGGATGTGTCGTTGCGTCCGAGCGCGGGACTGTAAAGCCCGACACCTCGGCCACCATCGAGAAACAGCGCATTCGGGCACGCCAGATGGTCGCGAAACAGGCGCGCGAAATCGTGGAAATTCACACTGTCTTCGCTGATCGCGAAGCGCACGACACCATCGCCGCAGATGCCGACGCCGCCGCGGCGGGTCCTATCCGTCGAACCGACGATGAAGATCGGGTTCAGCTTATTGTCGATGACGAGCATCGGGCCGGACTGGGTGGCGATCCGTACATTCGGGCGGCGCTTCAGGAACTCCTGGGTCGGGAGTATTTCCGCGGATGTCCCATCGATGAAGAACACGCCATTCGGCTTCTTGTAGAAGTTCGGCACCGGCCCGGCGGGTGGCGCATCGCTTCGCGCGGTGCTGGCCGGTCGCAATTCCTTGCCGTCTTCGACATAGAGCCCGATCGGCGTGAAATCGGGCAGATACATGCCGGCATTGACCGCGAACGCCAAGCTCTGCCCGCTCTTCTTCACAGCCTCGGCAACGCCGGAGAAGTCGCGATAAGGTTCTCCATCCGCATTTTTCCAGAACAGGCGGAGGTCGCCTTTGCCTTTCTCGACGGTGCAAACGACATAGGCCTCGTTTTCGAATGTGTCCTGCACACAAGGCTCCGCAGCAGCCGCACCAGCAAACATCGCTGCGACCAAAGTCATGGCTGCAGCAAGCAAACCCGGTCTGAAATCCATAGCAGCCCTTCCCGTGAGATTACCGAGCGGCCCAATACCAGCGATCGCATCTCCACCAAACATGGAAACGGCATCACCTCAATCAACAAAAAAGGCCGGGAAACCTTCGCTCCCCGGCCCTCTCCTCCACAATCAACCGCCGATCAGACGTAACGGTTGACGATGTTTTCGAGCAGCTCCTGCTTGCCGGACTTCGGCTGCGGGTTGATGTCCTTGGCTTCGACCCACTCGGCGATCTGCTCGAGCGAGTATTCGCCGCGGGCGAGCTTCTGGCCTTCGGCCGAATCCCAACCGGCATAGCGGGCGTTAAGCGGACCGGACAGAGCCTTGTCCTCGATCATCTTGGCAGCAGCCTTGAGACCACGGGCGCAGGCATCCATGCCACCGATGTGGCCGATCAGCAGATCTTCTGCGTCGAGCGACTGGCGGCGCAGCTTGGCGTCGAAGTTGGTGCCGCCGGTGGTGAAACCGCCGCCCTGCAGAACCTGGTAGTAGGCAAGCGCCATCTCAGGAACGTTGTTCGGGAACTGGTCGGTATCCCAGCCGGACTGGTAGTCGTTGCGGTTCATGTCGATCGAACCGAAGATGCCGAGCGCGTTGGCAAGCGCCAGTTCGTGCTCGAAGGAGTGGCCGGCGAGGATCGCATGGCCCTGCTCGATGTTGACCTTCACTTCGTTTTCGAGACCGTGGTTCTTCAGGAAACCGTAGACCGTCGCGACGTCGTAGTCGTACTGGTGCTTGGTCGGCTCTTGCGGCTTCGGCTCGATGAGGATCGTGCCCTTGAAGCCGATCTTGTGCTTGTACTCGACGACGAGGTTGAGGAAACGGCCGAGGTGGTCGAGCTCCTTCTTGAGGTCGGTATTGAGCAGGGTCTCATAGCCTTCGCGGCCGCCCCAGAGAACGTAGTTGGCGCCGCCGAGCTTCATCGTGGCGTCCATGCAGGTCTTAACCGTCGCGGCCGAGTAGGCGAAGACATCCGGATCCGGGTTGGTGGCGGCACCCGACATGAAGCGGCGGTTGGAGAAGAGGTTCGCCGTGCCCCAGAGCAGCTTGGTACCGGTCGCGGCCTGCTTTTCAGCGAAGTAGTCGACGATCTCGTTCAGGTTCTTGGTGTTCTCGGCGAAGTTCTTGCCTTCGGGGCGCACATCGGCGTCGTGGAAGCAGTAGAACGGTGCGTCGAGGATCTCGAAGAGTTCGAACGCGACGTCGGCCTTCAGCTTGGCAGCCTTCATCGAGTCTTCGAACCAGGGGCGCAGGAAGGTGCGTCCGCCGAAGGGGTCACCGCCCTCCCAGGCAAAGGTGTGCCAGTAGGCGACTGCGAAGCGCAGATGGTCTTCCAGGCGCTTGCCGAGAACGACTTCGTCCTTGTTGTAGTGGCGGAAGGCGAGCGGATTGGTGCTCTCGGGGCCTTCATACTTGATCTTCTGAATGTCGCCGAAAAATCCGGTGCTCATGTGTGTTTCCTCCTATGGAACGTTTGCAACTGTCAAAGTCCCCCTCTGCCTGCCGGCATCTCCCCCACAAGGGGGAGAACACTAGTGGCATCGCCCTGCCCCATCGATGGAGCCGAGCTTGGGGTAACAAGCCCCTCCCCCTTGTGGGGAGGGGTTGGGGAGGGGTCTTCCGACCTCTCCCGGTATTTACGCCTTAGTGCTGCAGCGATTTGATCGCCGGGTAGAGAGCGCGGTAGCGCTTGTAGGCATCTTCATAGGCGCCGGAGAGCGCCGTGACGGGTTCGATCGTGCCCGCCGTCTTTGGTGGCGTGCAGACGGCAACCGGATCAGCACCTGTGGCAGCGATCAGGCCGAGACGCGCCGCGCCGAATGCCGCGCCGAAGTCGCCATCGGCAGGCAGGTCGACCGGCATGCCGAGTGCCGTCGCGATCGAAGCCAGCCAGTAGCGCGAGCGCGAGCCGCCGCCGATCGCCGTGACGCGGGAAATATCCGTGCCAGCAGAGCGCAACGCTTCCAGATTGTCGCGGATGGCGAAGGACACGCCTTCGAGAACCGCCTGGGTCAGCACGACGCGGCTGCTCTCATGCTCGAGGCCGATGAACGCGCCGCGAATGACGGCATCGTTGTGCGGCGTGCGCTCGCCGGAGAGATAGGGAAGGAAAGTCACGCCCGAGGGCGCCTTCAGCGTTTCGCCGAGCTCGGTGGTCAGATCCGCGGCCGACTTTCCAGTCACGCTGGAGTGCCAGTTCAGCGCGTCCGTCGCCGAAAGGATGACGCCCATCTGATGCCAGGTGTTGGGCAGCGCATGGCAGAAGGCGTGCACGGCGCTCTCAGGCTTCGGCAGATAGGCAGCATTGGCCGCAAAAAGAACGCCCGATGTGCCGAGCGACACGAAGGCCGCGCCGTCGCTGACCGTGCCCATGCCGCAGGCGGAGGCCGCGTTATCGCCAGCGCCGCCGGCAACGACGACGCTTCCAGTAATACCCCATTGGCCGGCCAGCTCGCCGCGCAGCTTGCCGCCCTGCTCCGTGCCCTCGATCAGGTGCGGCATCTGCTTTTCATCGAGACCGGTTGCCGCAAGCAGCTCGGAGGACCAGGCACGCTTGCCGGTATCGAGCCAGGAGGTGCCGGCTGAATCCGACATTTCGGAGATGTGCTCGCCGGTCAGCCAGAGACGCAGGTAGTCCTTCGGCAGCAGCACCTTGGCTACCTTGGCGAAAATCGCGGGCTCATGCTTGGCGACCCAGGCAAGCTTCGGCGCGGTGAAGCCGGGGAAAACGATGTTGCCGGTCAGCTTGCGGAAGCGCGGATCGGAATCCAGCGCAGCCGCTTCGACGTAGGAGCGCGTATCGTTCCAGAGAATGCAGGGGCGTAGCACCTTGTCGTCGGCATCGAGCAGCGTCGCGCCATGCATCTGGCCGGAAAGGCCGATGCCCTTCACAACAGCCAGCTCCTTCGAATGTTTTGCCTTCAGGCCGGCAACCGCCTCTTCCGTCGCGCGGATCCAGTGCGAGGGCTCCTGCTCCGACCAGCCGGAATGCGGGCGCGAAACGTCGAGCGAACCATTGGCCGAACCGATGATCTTCTGATCGCCATCGATCAGCATGGCTTTGACGCCGGAGGTTCCGAGATCGAGACCCAGATACATGTGTTTCTCCCTTTGCCGTTACGGCAGATTGTCTTTTAGAAAAATGTCGAGGCGGATGCGTTCCTGCGCCTCGATGACGGCAAGCCCGTCCGCCTTCGCCTTGAGGACGCGGATGGCGCTGCGCACCTCATGGCCCGCATCCTGGTTGAGAATTGCGTCAATCGTGCCATCGAGCAGCGCGGCGCGCGTATGGGCAGTCAACTCATGGGCAACGACCGTCAGCGACCGATCGACCGCCTTTTCCTTCAGCGCCCTGATCAGACCGCGGTTGCCGGCGCCGAGACTGTAGACCCCGACGATGCCGCTTTTCTTCGACAGTGCGTCCGCGACCAGCATATGCGCCATATCAGGATCGTCGCGGCCTTCGATCACGGGCAGAATCGAGAGCAATGGAAACTCCGCCGCGATGACGGCCGCGAAACCCTCTAGGCGTTCGCGATGGTCGCGCACAAGCATCGAGCCGGCGAGAACCGCGATCTCGCCCTTGGCGCTGCCGAGGAAACGCCCAAGCAGCCGTGCTGCAGTACGGCCGGCCGCAATGTTGTCGACGCCGGCATAGTGATGGCGCTGCGAGCCGGTGAGATCCGAAACCAGCGTCACGACAGGAATGCCGTCCTGTACCAGACGGTCGACGGCATCGCGCACATCAGGCGCGTCGGTCGCGACAAGCGCGATCCCCGAAGGCCGTTCCTCTCCAAGCTGGTCCAATATCTGCACCAGCGCGCCTGGATCGAACGCTGGCACTTCGACCGTTCTGATGTTCGTTCGCTCCACCGACGAGCGCGCAACGGCAGCACGCACCTCGTCGTTCAGCCCATGCATAAAGGAGTTGTCGCTGGCCGGCAGGATGAAGACGAATGAGTAGGTCCGGCCCTTGGCGAGGTTGGCGGCAGCAACGTCCCTGACATAGCCAATCTCGCGAATGGCTCTCTCGACCTTCTCGCGCGTGACATGACGCACGCCCGGCCGCTGGTTCAAAACCCGGTCGACCGTCGCCAGACTGACACCTGCCGCAGCAGCGATATCGTGGACTGTTGGCCTCATCTCTCCTCCTGAGGAGACCTTTAGCTCCAAATTTGATGTACGTAAATCAAAATCTGCAAACGCTTCCGTTCACGTCAAAAATTCCCGCAAAAGCAAAGGCCGGCGCGGGATGCCCGGCCGGCCTTCATCGTGGAAATAACGAGCGATCAGTGACCTCCGCCACCACCGCCTCCGCCTTGCGGCGCAGGCTTGTCGAGCATCGCAACCCCGAGGATCATCGCCATGAAGAGCACCGTCAGCATCAGGAAGATATCGCTGAACGAAAGGACGACTGCCTGCTTCGTCGCAATTCCGACCATCTGCTTGATGGCGACAGCGGCACCGTCCATTCCGTAGGTGTTGTAGTTTGCCGTCATGTTGTTCATCTGATCGATCGCGGCCGGATTACCCCAATGCACATTCTCGCGCAGCCGCTCGTAGTGCACGTCCTGCCGGTTCGTCAGCACCGTGTTGATGATGGCAAGACCGACGGCGCCGCCAAGGTTACGCGTGAGGTTGAAGAGACCGGACGCGCCGCGCATGCGCGCAGGCGGCATTGTTCCGAGCGCAATGTTGTTGATCGGCACCATGCACATCATCAGACCGAAACCGCGGAATACCTGCGGAATGAACAACTCGTAGAAGTCCCAATCCTGCGTCAGGTTCGTCATGATATAGGTGCCGGCCGCAAAGCTCGCGAAGCCGATCACCATCATCAGCCGCAGGTCCATCTTCGCCGACAGCTTGCCGGCGATCGGCGCCGTGAAGAACATCGCCAGACCCGAGACGAACATCGTCTCGCCGATCATCAGCGAGTCATAGCCACGGATACGTCCGAGATAGACCGGATAGATATAGGTCAGGCCATAGAGGCCAATACCCATGACGAACGAGAACACCGAGCCGAAGGCGAAGTTTCGGTTCGTGAAGGCCCTAAGGTCGACAACCGGGAATTCAACGGTGAAAGCCCGGTAGAAGAACAC harbors:
- a CDS encoding tetratricopeptide repeat protein, which codes for MTRRLAAILDADVVGFSRLMGLDEAGTFACLKAHNSDIIVPSILSHHGRVVKFVGDGVLAEFASVVDAVACAVDIQNALLQRNEPTEPERRMRWRIGIHVDDVLAQDDDIFGDGVSIAASLQALAPPGGICISQQVNDQIRSKLEFRAVDFGNRRFENIERPIRVWRWVAKENTQPASPAAPREETALPARNRPSIAVLPFTNMSSIEGQEHFSDGFTDELIGTLARCRWLLVAARNSSFSYKGRQVNIQRVAEDLGVKYVLEGSVRRAADRVRITAQLLNGTDGTLLWAERYDRTLADIFEVQDELASEITGTVEPELGAIEFAALRGRAVLDMNAWEIYLKGLWHLYRFTLPDLTIAKALFEQAIGADPGFAQAQARLAYVHIQLGWYGSLDERADRICEAIELAERAIVLDQKEPAAHLALGRALALDGATTAGIAHLRNATELDPSFAQAHFALGQALCYADHPEQGIPEIREAFRLSPRDPHLWTFHNMLAIASYQMDDMKSAARAARAALRSPNVTFWPAMALVAILGRQGRLEEAREAVSRLHRFRPGMTCADARREFYFGDNPVMGKAFIDRFVADLDAAGLPE
- a CDS encoding substrate-binding domain-containing protein, giving the protein MRKLVLGLAVAAVALAGTAYAQDKKFTIGVSIPAADHGWTSGVVFHAERIAKKLMEEHPGLNVIVKTSPDAASQANAVQDLDTQGIDALVILPSDPDPLVNAIKEVKGKGKYVALVDRAPSTNDDSVRDLYVAGNNPALGEVAGKYIAAQTPDAEVVIIRGLPIPIDQQRQDGFDKGIAGSKVKVLDRQYGNWNRDDAFKVMQDYLTKYPKIDVVWCQDDDMAVGVLQAIEQAKRTDIKYVVAGAGSKDMVKKVMDGDKMIPVDVLYPPAMVGTAMELTAAGLYDQVPVRGTFVLDATLVTKDNAKDFYFPDSPF
- a CDS encoding ABC transporter permease is translated as MSVNEETREIRRRPWRDIDLRAVAPFAALILLLIVGALVNPNFIGITNLANVATRCAFVAIIAVGATFVISAGDLDLSVGSMVAFVASLMILLMNSGVIADPTLMLTAAVVFTLIAGALCGLANGLITTVGKIEPFIATLGTMGIYRGLTTWLSQGGAITLRSADIQTLYRPVYFGSIFGVPVPILVILAVTAVAAFILYRTRYGRHVVAVGSNSDVARYSGIAVNRVRTIAFVIQGLCVAIAVLLYVPRLGSTSATTGILWELQAITAVVVGGTALKGGAGRVWGTICGAFILELVGNIMLLSNFISEYLIGAIQGAIIIIAMLVQRSLVRKS
- a CDS encoding phosphodiester glycosidase family protein, giving the protein MDFRPGLLAAAMTLVAAMFAGAAAAEPCVQDTFENEAYVVCTVEKGKGDLRLFWKNADGEPYRDFSGVAEAVKKSGQSLAFAVNAGMYLPDFTPIGLYVEDGKELRPASTARSDAPPAGPVPNFYKKPNGVFFIDGTSAEILPTQEFLKRRPNVRIATQSGPMLVIDNKLNPIFIVGSTDRTRRGGVGICGDGVVRFAISEDSVNFHDFARLFRDHLACPNALFLDGGRGVGLYSPALGRNDTSWHGGFGPMLGFVE
- a CDS encoding LacI family DNA-binding transcriptional regulator, with protein sequence MSNSTPATIEDVARIAEVSIATVSRAIHTPEKVANSTRLKVNQAIAITGYTTNAMARSLRLGRSNMILVVAPDIGDPNFSNILVGLENEARAHGYGILIGHTQNDAQRGLEYLKFLNSNQAAGLILFTGILPFGHQTMTARLPPSVGVFEPVFNGGIPYVGVDDVEGARKAVDLLLAEGHRKIAFIGDSRTRLAYSRRRQGYDEGLDAAGVPPDMRIVLEGDGTLESGRHAVEQLFMRDTLPTAFMCVNDQTAIGVMIGLGARGYDIPTDFSVTGFDDVPQAVFMSPPLTTIRQPRTAIGKQAMALLLEFLSDGQPAETEILLRPDLVVRNSVGAPSRRWSKR
- a CDS encoding sugar ABC transporter ATP-binding protein, which codes for MSVDSVDAAPVVLSARRICKSFSGVQVLFSVNFDLRAGEVHALMGENGAGKSTLVKVMAGFEQPSSGEILLDGKPVVLPANGAAEALGIVLIHQEFNLAEHLTVTESLYLGREVTRFGVLDRKYMRSETRKALDLLGSHVDENALIGTLSIADKQMVEIAKAISRDARVVIMDEPTAVLSREETNFLFRQVRKLRDKGTSFIFVSHKLDEVMEITDRVTVLRDGQWVKTAPTSMLDGESIAQLMVGRELSSLYPAKVEPNVDEEVVLRVEGVSTGYVQDASFEVRKGEIIGFSGLIGSGRTELMEAIAGLRGRTAGDVHIRGDLVASGDVHAANRAGLAYMTKDRKSKGLLLRSGMMANLTLQSLGQHSRHGYLSPSSEAAALAKARRRFDIRVRDTNIVAGRMSGGNQQKLLLAKVMETEPEIIIIDEPTRGIDVGTKQQIYHFISALARDGRSIIVVSSEMPEVIGLCTRVAVMREGRIVGVLEGDEISEQEIMRYAAGLKKKAA